TAATGATTGCTATGTGGAGTGGCTCGGTATCTTTGATGAGGAAATAGCGAATGAAGCCAGTAATCCACTAATCCACCAGCTCGTTCAGTCGCTCCGTGCAGGTGAAGAAGGTCCTATACAATTTGCATTCCGCACCAGCCACATGGAACAGCTCATTCAGTATTTCGAACAAGCCTCTATCCCAGCTATAGGACCTATACCGGGAAAACGGCACAGACCTGATGGCAGTAACCTGACTTGGAAAATGTTGTTTCCTCAGGGGAAGCGCCCGCTTCCGTTCCTTATCGAGTGGGGAGAAGGGTATCATGTAGCAAAGAATAAATCATTTATAAATAGCCAAATCATTGCCCAAGTAAAGACAAACTTACCCGTACATCTCATTTCTTCTCATTATAAACTTGCGGCTGAACCAACATTAACGTTAGCCAATACAGAATTGCTTTTAAATGAACATAGCACGTTATCTTTTGCGTTACGTTAATAAATGTTAAATTCTGCTACTTATTCATCCAATCAACAAAGAAAAACTCTTTTCTTCAATTGGAGCATTTTATCACTACACAGATTAAAAAAGAGGCTATTGTCCATTTGCAATAGCCTCCACTTTGATTAGCCTAGTTGTTGATGAAGAAATTCACTGACAGATTCCGGCGTTTTCGTATAAGCACTATGCTGATGTGCTATTTTCTCCCCATTTTGAAATAGGAGTATACTTGGAATTCCCATGACATCATATTTTTCTGCAATTCCTTTTACTTCATCGCTGTTGATTTCATACCATTGATATTGTTTAAATTCATCCACAATGTCGCCAATAAACATGTCCAATCGCTTGCAATCTGGACACCAATCAGCAAAAAATTTAATAATTACAGGTTTGTCACTTTTGATTGCTTCATGAAAAGCTGCTTCTGTTGTTAGACGTTCCATGCTCTTTCTCCTTCCATAACCAATGTTTT
This genomic interval from Virgibacillus pantothenticus contains the following:
- a CDS encoding thioredoxin family protein translates to MERLTTEAAFHEAIKSDKPVIIKFFADWCPDCKRLDMFIGDIVDEFKQYQWYEINSDEVKGIAEKYDVMGIPSILLFQNGEKIAHQHSAYTKTPESVSEFLHQQLG
- a CDS encoding VOC family protein; amino-acid sequence: MLALDHIVIAAKDPQEAAKQFSLQHNVQTISGGKHKNWGTFNHLAYFSNDCYVEWLGIFDEEIANEASNPLIHQLVQSLRAGEEGPIQFAFRTSHMEQLIQYFEQASIPAIGPIPGKRHRPDGSNLTWKMLFPQGKRPLPFLIEWGEGYHVAKNKSFINSQIIAQVKTNLPVHLISSHYKLAAEPTLTLANTELLLNEHSTLSFALR